A window of candidate division KSB1 bacterium contains these coding sequences:
- a CDS encoding mandelate racemase/muconate lactonizing enzyme family protein — protein MINRRNMLKRLGIGAAATAAAGRFVTDADAQEVKARVNTNSQPSDLKITDLRIVRMGPGWRRYVVRLDTNQGISGYGEVRDGSSPTYALMLKSRILGENPCNVDKIFRKLKQFGHHARQAGGVVSIEMACWDLAGKAWNVPCWQMLGGQFRDKIRVYTDTPTLNDPVKMGKKLKERMDIGYTFLKMDVGIRLLRDIPGTITAPKGMTKTFQVKHPFTGIRITDKGLSILKDYCAAVRDIVGWEIPIATDHYGHFPVEDCIKIAQALDEFNLAWYEDMVPWEYTDQYVMLRNSCDTPILTGEDVYLKDGFMDLFEKKAIAICHPDLASSGGLLETKKIGDLAMEHGIAMALHMAGSPVTMYSSVHCAAATENFLVMEHHNVDDDWYDDLVTGVPKPLVQDGYVPVPNGPGLGIELNEKAIKKHLKGDDQYFAPTPEWDDEESWDRLWSRLQRMRRRNLT, from the coding sequence GCTGCAACGGCGGCAGCCGGAAGATTCGTGACCGATGCGGATGCACAGGAAGTCAAGGCCCGGGTCAACACAAATTCGCAGCCCTCTGATCTTAAAATCACCGACTTGCGCATCGTGCGTATGGGACCGGGATGGCGGCGCTATGTGGTGCGTCTGGATACCAATCAGGGGATAAGCGGATACGGTGAAGTGCGCGACGGCTCCAGTCCGACCTACGCTTTGATGCTCAAAAGCCGGATTTTGGGTGAGAATCCCTGTAACGTTGACAAAATATTCAGAAAACTGAAACAATTCGGGCATCACGCCAGACAGGCCGGGGGAGTCGTATCCATTGAAATGGCCTGCTGGGACCTGGCCGGGAAAGCCTGGAATGTGCCCTGCTGGCAGATGCTCGGGGGACAATTCCGCGACAAGATCAGGGTGTATACCGATACGCCCACCCTAAATGATCCTGTGAAAATGGGTAAGAAACTCAAAGAACGCATGGATATCGGCTATACGTTTTTAAAAATGGATGTGGGTATCCGGCTGCTGCGTGATATCCCGGGAACCATCACGGCGCCGAAAGGCATGACCAAGACTTTTCAGGTCAAGCACCCGTTCACCGGTATCCGCATCACGGACAAGGGGCTATCCATTTTAAAGGACTATTGCGCGGCGGTGCGCGATATTGTCGGCTGGGAAATCCCCATTGCAACCGATCATTATGGTCATTTTCCGGTTGAAGACTGTATTAAAATAGCACAGGCGCTGGATGAGTTTAATCTGGCCTGGTATGAGGATATGGTACCCTGGGAATACACGGATCAGTATGTGATGCTGCGCAATTCCTGCGACACGCCCATCCTGACCGGTGAGGATGTTTATCTCAAAGACGGCTTTATGGATTTGTTTGAGAAAAAAGCCATTGCCATCTGTCATCCGGATCTGGCTTCGTCCGGCGGTCTGCTGGAAACCAAAAAGATCGGTGATTTGGCTATGGAGCATGGCATTGCCATGGCCTTGCATATGGCCGGAAGTCCGGTCACAATGTATTCATCTGTGCACTGTGCGGCGGCTACGGAGAACTTTTTGGTGATGGAACATCATAACGTGGATGACGACTGGTACGACGATCTTGTGACCGGCGTGCCCAAACCGCTGGTTCAGGACGGCTATGTGCCTGTTCCGAATGGTCCCGGCCTGGGTATTGAACTCAACGAAAAAGCCATCAAAAAGCATTTAAAAGGTGACGATCAGTATTTTGCACCCACACCGGAATGGGATGACGAGGAATCCTGGGACCGGCTGTGGAGCCGTCTGCAGAGAATGCGCAGACGTAATCTGACATAA
- a CDS encoding RraA family protein, producing the protein MLLKRLIFILMAGLFIVQSLYAQVGVFSKEDIIKYTPQWEGERFPDGRPRVADELLERLKSVSIEEAWAVCRRHGFHNQFEGDWVITENEPVLTGRAVTACFHPKRPDVDAVIDEQGEKDGRIGAQNSWIIDTLADGDVIVVDLMGKVVDGTYLGDNLANSIWVKTGGTGVVIDGGARDIEGVKKIKDFPIFNRGWHPSYLDGAMLMGINSPIRIGHASVMPGDAVLGKEEGVIFIPAHLVEETVQTSEIIRLRDEFGHQMLRQGEYTPGQIDSKWTEEIEEHFRRWLQERDEELTEYQREKLLKGRTW; encoded by the coding sequence ATGTTATTGAAACGATTGATATTTATTTTGATGGCAGGTTTATTTATTGTACAGTCACTTTACGCCCAGGTCGGCGTGTTTTCAAAAGAGGATATTATCAAATATACCCCCCAATGGGAGGGGGAACGTTTTCCGGACGGACGTCCCAGGGTGGCAGATGAGCTTCTGGAGCGCTTAAAGAGCGTATCCATTGAGGAAGCCTGGGCTGTGTGTCGGCGACACGGATTTCACAATCAGTTTGAAGGCGACTGGGTGATCACCGAAAACGAGCCGGTATTGACCGGACGTGCGGTTACGGCCTGTTTTCATCCAAAGCGTCCGGATGTGGATGCGGTTATTGATGAACAGGGCGAAAAAGACGGTCGTATCGGCGCACAGAATTCCTGGATCATCGATACGCTGGCGGACGGCGACGTTATTGTGGTGGATTTGATGGGCAAGGTGGTTGACGGCACCTATCTGGGTGATAATCTGGCCAATTCGATCTGGGTGAAAACCGGCGGTACCGGTGTGGTGATTGACGGCGGCGCCCGCGATATCGAAGGCGTGAAGAAAATTAAAGATTTTCCCATTTTCAACCGCGGCTGGCACCCGTCTTATCTTGATGGCGCTATGCTTATGGGGATCAATTCACCCATCCGAATCGGACATGCCTCGGTGATGCCGGGTGACGCGGTTCTGGGAAAAGAAGAAGGTGTGATTTTCATACCGGCGCATCTGGTTGAGGAGACTGTACAAACTTCGGAAATTATCCGGCTGCGGGATGAATTCGGACATCAGATGCTGCGTCAGGGAGAATACACGCCGGGACAGATTGACAGCAAATGGACGGAAGAGATAGAAGAGCATTTCCGCCGCTGGCTGCAGGAACGTGATGAAGAACTGACTGAATATCAGCGGGAAAAACTGCTCAAAGGCCGGACGTGGTAA
- a CDS encoding prolyl oligopeptidase family serine peptidase, with protein sequence MLFFVFVFLSLIASAPAKDTNPPAARVENVVDEYYGVKVNDPRVEPWNSAKMTARLQAASGSDNPILFRVDYSSGHGIGSTRQQYLEELADEWAFLLWQFGE encoded by the coding sequence GTGCTGTTTTTTGTTTTCGTCTTTTTATCCCTCATCGCGTCGGCACCGGCAAAGGATACAAATCCGCCTGCCGCGCGCGTTGAAAATGTGGTGGACGAATATTACGGTGTCAAGGTGAACGATCCGCGCGTGGAACCCTGGAATTCTGCAAAAATGACAGCGCGTCTGCAGGCGGCCAGCGGCAGTGACAATCCGATTTTGTTCCGGGTCGATTACAGTTCAGGTCACGGCATCGGCTCTACCCGGCAGCAGTACCTGGAAGAACTGGCGGACGAATGGGCGTTTCTGTTGTGGCAGTTTGGTGAATAA
- a CDS encoding isoprenylcysteine carboxylmethyltransferase family protein yields MHVETSDTHELVTRGIYKTVRHPAYLGLSCLFIGIPLSWEAGAELPEPFWRLFHPLFIEFESKNRL; encoded by the coding sequence GTGCACGTGGAAACATCGGATACCCATGAACTGGTAACCCGGGGTATTTACAAAACTGTGCGTCATCCCGCCTATCTGGGATTGTCCTGTTTGTTCATCGGTATACCACTGAGCTGGGAAGCTGGGGCGGAATTGCCTGAGCCGTTTTGGCGGCTATTCCATCCGTTGTTTATCGAATTCGAATCGAAGAACAGGCTTTGA
- a CDS encoding DUF1593 domain-containing protein, with translation MKRLVFCLFILFLTQCTVERLACNCPRVFVFTDINIDAGDPDDRQSLVHLLWYADELRIEGIVPDRWEAQGYKACELALKSYYKDYQSFQLAEKGYPLPDSLKNRVAIDFDHAMQLFVKAASVQTNPLYVLIWGNMVNFGKALRQNPDLSDNIRVITIGTHLMMEEYRVHIPESWEKTEKPCEQYNWNGFGRNEIFDDPRFTDMWWLEINWTYEGMFSGKEPKEMFGKLSKYGALAQHIKEVVKNQDWAQYFRVGDTPTVLYVIDPGHDLSNPAQASWAGRFVQPFPQERPNYYTDDSGPVEWNYAHPCSTWGNHVDMNRYAKSTLEAQRPEMYRALLEKLEKIYREKRK, from the coding sequence TTGAAAAGACTAGTATTCTGTCTCTTTATTTTATTTCTGACTCAATGCACGGTTGAACGGCTGGCTTGCAATTGTCCGCGCGTGTTTGTGTTTACCGATATCAATATTGATGCCGGCGATCCGGATGACCGGCAGTCGCTGGTGCATCTGCTCTGGTATGCGGATGAACTGCGCATCGAAGGTATTGTCCCGGACCGCTGGGAAGCGCAGGGTTATAAGGCATGTGAATTGGCATTAAAATCCTATTATAAAGATTACCAATCCTTTCAACTCGCTGAAAAGGGATATCCGTTACCGGATTCACTCAAAAACAGAGTGGCTATTGATTTTGATCATGCCATGCAGCTGTTTGTAAAAGCCGCTTCGGTGCAGACAAATCCGCTTTATGTGTTGATCTGGGGCAATATGGTGAATTTTGGTAAAGCGTTGCGGCAAAATCCCGATTTATCGGACAATATCCGTGTCATCACCATCGGCACACATCTGATGATGGAAGAATACCGCGTTCACATACCGGAAAGCTGGGAAAAAACTGAAAAACCCTGTGAGCAGTACAACTGGAATGGATTCGGCAGGAATGAAATCTTTGATGATCCGCGCTTTACAGATATGTGGTGGCTTGAGATCAACTGGACTTATGAGGGGATGTTCAGCGGTAAAGAACCGAAAGAGATGTTTGGAAAACTGTCTAAATACGGGGCACTGGCTCAGCACATCAAGGAGGTTGTTAAGAATCAAGACTGGGCGCAGTATTTTCGCGTTGGCGATACGCCGACTGTGCTTTATGTGATCGATCCTGGTCATGATTTGTCGAATCCCGCACAGGCCAGCTGGGCGGGACGGTTTGTGCAGCCGTTTCCGCAGGAACGGCCGAATTATTACACCGATGACAGCGGTCCGGTTGAATGGAATTATGCGCATCCATGCAGCACCTGGGGGAACCATGTGGATATGAACCGCTATGCCAAAAGCACGCTGGAGGCTCAGCGGCCCGAGATGTACCGTGCATTGCTGGAAAAGCTGGAGAAAATTTACCGTGAGAAACGGAAATGA
- a CDS encoding RNA polymerase sigma-70 factor, giving the protein MKQKWENSSDEQLAAALVDSNETAFKTVFRRYYKPLYAFVYTRIRSSEQARDFVQDAFAKLWMHRHTLKPEMGCKAYLFRIADRQLIDFYRRQSSRQEYQQEARRKSEAYQDHSDLQLALQNAITDLPEPVREVFVLGRYEGYTYAEIAVQLEVSVKTVESRMSNALKQLRKKLQEFQKK; this is encoded by the coding sequence TTGAAACAAAAATGGGAAAACTCCAGTGATGAGCAGCTTGCTGCTGCATTGGTTGATTCAAACGAGACGGCGTTCAAAACCGTATTCCGGCGTTACTATAAACCTCTGTATGCGTTCGTATACACCCGGATACGCTCATCTGAGCAGGCGCGCGATTTTGTTCAGGATGCTTTTGCCAAGTTATGGATGCACCGGCATACCCTGAAACCGGAGATGGGATGCAAAGCCTACTTGTTCCGGATCGCGGATCGGCAGTTGATTGATTTTTACCGCAGGCAATCCTCCCGACAGGAATATCAACAGGAGGCTCGTCGGAAATCGGAAGCGTATCAAGATCATTCTGATTTGCAGTTAGCTCTGCAAAACGCCATTACTGATCTGCCGGAACCGGTGCGCGAAGTGTTTGTTCTTGGCCGCTACGAAGGTTATACTTATGCAGAGATTGCAGTACAACTCGAGGTTTCGGTCAAAACCGTGGAGAGCCGCATGTCTAACGCGTTAAAGCAGTTACGAAAAAAGCTTCAGGAATTTCAAAAAAAATGA
- a CDS encoding FecR domain-containing protein has protein sequence MAMDNSTHTDDYYFQLCSKSLTDSISRDERAELDVWLKQSVEHQRCFDELEKVWGETDSTMPPDLPDLDHEWRTLSRSLGIGREKELHSGSVSSFIQRLFNPVPMRARWVISAAVLVLAVSAVLYFKSPAPRILTVTTRSVEKEYVLLPDQSKVWLNSNSELSYPERFVSTREIQLTGEAFFVVVPDAKPFLVHTANAQARVLGTAFNVWSRDRETRVIVKRGKVELTRSNQDTAKVQLVRNETSRIEKEKAARPPQFVDADYAIGWMEGRLVFIKTPVAEILNELERFYGVEIQLLDSDLAHKTVTATFENKTLETVLTSLSLSVDCEFHEYDTHIKFGSMEKRPS, from the coding sequence ATGGCAATGGATAACAGCACACATACAGACGATTATTATTTTCAGCTTTGCAGCAAATCACTAACTGATTCAATCAGCCGTGACGAGCGGGCCGAGCTTGACGTCTGGCTGAAACAGTCCGTTGAGCATCAACGATGTTTTGACGAACTTGAAAAAGTCTGGGGCGAGACGGATAGCACAATGCCGCCCGACCTTCCGGACCTGGATCATGAATGGCGAACATTGTCCCGCTCACTGGGAATCGGTCGGGAAAAAGAACTGCATTCCGGTTCTGTATCATCATTCATACAGCGTTTATTCAATCCGGTTCCGATGCGGGCCCGGTGGGTGATTTCTGCTGCAGTGCTGGTGCTGGCTGTGTCTGCAGTATTGTATTTCAAGAGTCCGGCTCCCAGGATTCTCACTGTGACCACCCGGAGCGTAGAAAAAGAATACGTTCTTTTACCGGATCAATCCAAAGTCTGGCTGAACAGCAACAGTGAGTTGAGCTATCCTGAACGTTTTGTATCAACTCGTGAAATTCAATTGACCGGTGAAGCCTTTTTTGTCGTCGTACCGGATGCAAAGCCGTTCCTCGTTCATACAGCGAATGCACAGGCGCGGGTGTTGGGAACCGCCTTTAATGTCTGGTCGCGCGATCGGGAAACCAGGGTCATTGTCAAACGCGGCAAAGTCGAGTTGACCCGTTCGAATCAGGATACGGCCAAAGTTCAACTGGTCCGCAATGAGACCAGTCGCATTGAGAAAGAAAAGGCGGCCAGACCGCCACAGTTTGTCGATGCAGATTATGCAATCGGCTGGATGGAGGGCCGTCTGGTGTTTATCAAAACGCCGGTTGCAGAAATCCTCAATGAACTGGAGCGATTTTACGGTGTGGAAATTCAGCTGCTGGACAGCGATTTGGCTCACAAAACAGTTACAGCGACGTTTGAGAATAAAACCCTGGAAACCGTATTGACCTCTTTGAGTTTGAGTGTGGATTGTGAGTTTCATGAATATGACACTCATATTAAATTCGGCAGTATGGAAAAGAGGCCGTCATGA
- a CDS encoding energy transducer TonB, with amino-acid sequence MKNQTIFRYSFLITLVTVGVLLFQCAAQYQKATVRSTPPLDYPLEAQMEQREGVVGLAVYVSGDSMVKTVELDESSGFADLDSVAVQFAKEVQFNPARKGRETVPSWTRLNVNFRLDKTSTPKEERLKKFKAYHKQIASFKDEEKRNTALEALYKLSTNLMGSVSLNAGPKINEPLKKVVSEQIYQYWQPLDEAIPLTFVVLDDYLYRYPKSPRYDDAKSRLIEYLGMLKDEMQKVQVDQELEANKAKVIGLIEQRVNQLKDEPVSSVL; translated from the coding sequence ATGAAAAACCAAACAATATTCCGGTATTCGTTTCTGATCACGTTGGTGACGGTTGGTGTATTGCTTTTTCAATGTGCGGCTCAATATCAAAAGGCAACGGTTCGTTCTACTCCGCCTCTTGACTATCCGTTAGAGGCACAAATGGAGCAGCGCGAAGGTGTTGTGGGGCTGGCTGTTTATGTAAGCGGTGACAGCATGGTCAAGACCGTCGAATTGGACGAGTCTTCCGGCTTTGCCGATCTGGACAGCGTGGCGGTGCAATTTGCAAAAGAAGTGCAGTTTAATCCTGCCCGTAAAGGCCGTGAAACCGTTCCATCCTGGACGCGCTTGAATGTGAACTTTCGTCTGGATAAAACGTCAACACCAAAAGAAGAACGCCTGAAAAAGTTTAAAGCCTATCACAAACAGATTGCATCATTTAAAGATGAGGAGAAACGCAATACCGCGCTGGAAGCTCTGTATAAACTGTCCACGAATTTGATGGGTTCGGTCTCTCTCAACGCAGGCCCTAAAATCAATGAACCGTTGAAAAAAGTGGTGTCTGAACAGATTTATCAGTACTGGCAGCCTCTGGATGAAGCCATTCCACTAACTTTTGTGGTGCTGGATGATTATTTGTACCGCTATCCGAAGAGTCCGCGCTATGATGATGCCAAATCGCGTTTGATTGAATATCTGGGGATGCTGAAAGATGAAATGCAAAAAGTCCAGGTCGATCAGGAATTGGAAGCCAACAAGGCAAAAGTGATTGGTCTTATTGAGCAGCGTGTCAATCAGCTCAAAGACGAGCCTGTTTCATCTGTTCTTTAA
- a CDS encoding insulinase family protein: protein MRLLVFMLLGLLLSSRSVFPQSPDHVQPANLDMQDPLPVNPDVTLGEFENGLKYYVQVNRKPENRATLWLAVNAGSVLEDENQRGLAHFVEHMAFNGTKHFEKQALIDYLESIGMQFGPEINAFTSFDETVYFLNVPTDSSSYMETGFQILEDWAHALSLEPQEIDRERGVVIEEWRLGRGAQERMLDEQLPVLFRDSRYAERLPIGKKNIIESADYGTIRKFYRDWYRPGLIGVVAVGDFDRDYIMELLNRHFASLPARKTPRERTLYPVPDHEEALFAIATDKEASRTRVSIYFKSEPKPVETVSDYRVLLVENLYNHMLNKRLKELTKQTDPPFLYAYSGKGQFVRTKEVYLLGSVVKENSVERGLEALLTEALRVKRHGFTASELERAKREILRSEEQAYKERDKTQSRRLARHYVSHFLSNDPIPGPGQSLALARQLLPDIQLQHVNALAGQWITEDNRVVMVNAPEKQDVAVPDESRLSAVFKKATEKAIGPWQDNVRLEPLIADVPPKTDIMDKSSNAELGVTELELANGVKVVLKPTDFKNDQVLFDGYSFGGHSLTDSQEYVSALAAASIIQESGVGKFSSIELEKKLSDKVVSVSPYINTTLEGIRGSASPQDMKTLFQLIYLYMTAPRKDAEAFESFMSRMKGYIENRSARPETAFMDTLQVTLGQHHPRSRPWTLERLKEIDYTTAFDFYQQRYADAGDFTFFFVGNFDPDSLDPLIQTYLGALPSTDRSESWQDPGIRPPDGIVEKSVYKGVEPKSLVRVVFTGAFEDSRQNRYALNSLASVMRIKLREVMREDMGGTYGVQVRSGAERYPNPEYSLHIMFGCAPQRVEELVRTLFAQIDSLQAQGPAVETVSKVRKSQQREYEVNLKENRFWLSQLKSRQMYNQKFKQITSYPDLYDKLSVEMIQDAAQCYIKQDQYVKVVLYPEKTAARTSGQ, encoded by the coding sequence ATGAGATTACTCGTTTTTATGCTTTTGGGACTGTTGCTGTCAAGCCGCTCTGTATTTCCTCAGTCACCGGATCATGTGCAGCCGGCGAATCTGGATATGCAGGACCCTCTGCCTGTCAATCCGGATGTAACTCTGGGTGAATTTGAGAACGGCCTGAAATATTATGTACAGGTTAACCGTAAACCCGAGAATCGGGCCACCCTGTGGCTGGCGGTGAATGCCGGATCGGTGCTGGAAGATGAAAATCAGCGCGGTTTGGCGCATTTTGTTGAGCATATGGCGTTTAACGGTACAAAACATTTTGAAAAACAGGCTCTGATTGATTACCTGGAAAGCATCGGAATGCAGTTCGGACCCGAGATCAATGCTTTTACCAGTTTTGACGAGACTGTTTATTTTCTCAATGTGCCGACGGACAGTTCAAGTTACATGGAAACCGGATTTCAGATCCTGGAGGACTGGGCGCACGCCTTGAGTCTGGAGCCGCAGGAAATTGACAGAGAGCGCGGTGTGGTCATCGAGGAATGGCGGCTGGGACGCGGCGCTCAGGAGCGTATGCTGGACGAACAGCTGCCGGTTCTGTTCAGGGATTCGCGGTACGCGGAACGGCTGCCGATCGGCAAGAAAAATATTATTGAATCTGCAGATTACGGGACTATACGGAAATTTTATCGCGACTGGTACCGTCCCGGGCTGATTGGGGTCGTTGCTGTGGGTGATTTCGACAGGGATTATATCATGGAATTGCTGAACCGGCATTTTGCATCCCTGCCCGCACGTAAAACCCCGCGCGAACGGACGTTGTATCCGGTCCCGGATCATGAAGAAGCGTTGTTTGCGATTGCAACCGACAAGGAGGCGAGCCGTACTCGGGTCAGTATTTATTTTAAAAGCGAACCGAAGCCGGTTGAAACCGTATCGGATTACCGGGTGCTGCTTGTGGAAAACCTCTACAATCATATGCTGAACAAACGCCTAAAAGAACTGACCAAACAAACGGATCCCCCGTTTTTGTATGCATATTCCGGTAAAGGGCAGTTTGTCCGCACCAAAGAGGTTTACCTTTTAGGCAGTGTGGTCAAAGAAAACAGTGTGGAACGCGGACTGGAGGCATTATTAACCGAGGCGCTGCGTGTAAAGCGACACGGATTTACGGCGTCTGAACTTGAACGCGCCAAGCGGGAAATTCTGCGCAGTGAAGAACAGGCGTATAAAGAACGTGACAAAACGCAATCCAGACGCCTGGCGCGACATTATGTGTCGCACTTTCTGTCCAATGATCCTATTCCGGGGCCGGGACAGTCGCTGGCGCTTGCCCGGCAGCTGTTACCGGATATTCAATTGCAGCATGTGAATGCACTGGCCGGACAGTGGATAACAGAGGATAACCGTGTCGTGATGGTCAATGCTCCGGAAAAACAGGATGTAGCCGTACCGGATGAATCCCGGCTGTCTGCTGTTTTTAAAAAAGCAACTGAAAAAGCAATTGGTCCCTGGCAGGACAATGTGCGCCTTGAGCCTCTAATTGCAGATGTCCCGCCAAAGACTGATATTATGGATAAGAGTTCGAATGCGGAACTGGGCGTGACCGAACTGGAGCTTGCAAACGGCGTAAAGGTCGTGCTGAAACCCACGGATTTTAAAAACGATCAGGTTTTGTTCGACGGATACAGTTTTGGCGGACATTCTCTGACTGACAGTCAGGAGTATGTGTCAGCGCTCGCCGCGGCGAGCATTATCCAGGAGAGCGGAGTCGGCAAATTTTCAAGCATTGAGCTGGAAAAGAAACTGTCAGATAAAGTTGTGAGCGTCTCCCCTTATATCAATACGACGTTGGAGGGTATTCGGGGAAGCGCCTCTCCCCAGGATATGAAAACATTGTTCCAGTTGATATATCTGTATATGACGGCGCCGAGAAAAGATGCGGAAGCGTTCGAGTCGTTTATGAGCCGCATGAAGGGATATATTGAGAACCGCAGCGCCCGGCCGGAAACGGCGTTCATGGATACGCTTCAGGTGACTCTGGGTCAGCATCACCCACGCTCCAGACCCTGGACACTGGAGCGCCTAAAAGAGATTGACTATACAACCGCGTTTGATTTTTATCAGCAACGGTATGCGGATGCGGGTGATTTTACATTCTTTTTTGTCGGGAATTTTGATCCGGACAGTCTTGATCCTTTGATTCAAACTTATCTGGGCGCATTGCCGTCAACCGACCGCAGTGAATCCTGGCAGGATCCGGGAATCAGGCCGCCGGACGGTATCGTTGAAAAATCGGTGTATAAAGGTGTGGAGCCCAAAAGCCTGGTTCGGGTGGTATTTACCGGAGCGTTTGAGGATTCACGGCAAAATCGTTATGCATTGAATTCTCTGGCATCGGTGATGCGTATTAAACTGCGTGAGGTGATGCGTGAGGATATGGGAGGGACCTATGGTGTGCAGGTGCGCTCCGGCGCGGAAAGATATCCGAATCCTGAATATTCATTGCATATCATGTTCGGGTGTGCGCCGCAACGAGTAGAGGAACTTGTCCGGACGTTATTTGCCCAGATTGATAGTTTGCAAGCTCAAGGCCCGGCTGTAGAAACCGTTTCCAAAGTACGAAAAAGTCAGCAACGCGAATACGAAGTTAATCTGAAAGAAAATCGATTCTGGCTGAGTCAATTAAAATCCCGGCAGATGTATAATCAGAAATTTAAACAGATTACAAGCTATCCGGATCTGTATGACAAATTGTCTGTCGAAATGATTCAGGACGCGGCGCAATGTTATATAAAACAGGATCAGTATGTAAAGGTTGTACTTTATCCTGAAAAAACCGCCGCTCGTACGTCAGGTCAATAA
- a CDS encoding FAD-dependent oxidoreductase produces the protein MFITASKSCKKLVIGAGFIGVEMSDEFNKKSKDVTLIKVLPHIMGTAFDKEFADKAEENLKSRGVNVMTGTAVKGDGQVTGVLLDNGEELDADAVVLSCGYKPNAELAEKIGLQINEFGFIKVDQYMRTNVPDIFAVGDCAEKHDFSTGKLSKVMLASTACAEARVAAMNLFKLSTIKTFRGTIGIYSTCINQTSYAVAGLTETMARNENFDIVTGTFSGIDWHPGCLDDSSPQTVKLIVLRENGVVLGGEVCAGKSGGELINVIGFAIQNHMTIYDFLVAQIGTQPMLTASPAAYPLIKAAEMCARDMRK, from the coding sequence ATCTTCATAACAGCGTCAAAGAGTTGCAAAAAATTAGTCATCGGCGCCGGATTCATCGGCGTGGAGATGTCAGACGAATTTAATAAAAAATCCAAAGATGTTACTCTGATCAAAGTCCTGCCGCACATTATGGGGACGGCATTTGACAAGGAATTTGCCGACAAGGCCGAGGAGAACCTCAAATCGCGCGGTGTCAACGTCATGACCGGAACGGCGGTCAAAGGCGACGGTCAGGTGACAGGTGTGCTGTTGGACAACGGCGAAGAACTGGACGCAGATGCAGTTGTATTATCATGCGGGTATAAACCCAACGCAGAACTGGCGGAAAAAATCGGACTGCAGATTAATGAATTTGGATTTATCAAAGTCGATCAATATATGCGCACCAACGTTCCGGATATTTTCGCAGTCGGCGATTGCGCCGAAAAGCATGATTTTTCAACAGGCAAACTCAGCAAAGTGATGCTCGCTTCCACAGCCTGTGCAGAGGCGCGGGTTGCGGCAATGAATTTGTTTAAATTATCGACCATAAAAACATTCCGGGGAACCATTGGTATCTATTCTACCTGTATTAACCAGACGTCTTATGCCGTGGCCGGATTGACCGAGACCATGGCAAGAAATGAAAATTTTGACATTGTCACAGGCACCTTTAGCGGCATTGACTGGCATCCCGGTTGTCTGGACGATTCTTCCCCCCAGACCGTAAAGTTGATCGTGTTGCGAGAAAACGGTGTTGTTCTGGGCGGCGAAGTGTGTGCCGGCAAAAGCGGCGGCGAGCTGATCAATGTCATTGGATTTGCTATCCAGAATCATATGACTATATATGATTTTCTCGTGGCACAAATCGGGACTCAGCCCATGCTGACGGCTTCACCGGCCGCCTATCCGCTGATCAAAGCGGCGGAAATGTGTGCCAGGGATATGCGAAAATAA